The following coding sequences lie in one Lolium perenne isolate Kyuss_39 chromosome 2, Kyuss_2.0, whole genome shotgun sequence genomic window:
- the LOC127336534 gene encoding receptor-like protein kinase FERONIA: MANSTLLPCLLLLAIVSLAPAASGVDASTDPRPIRLNCGASSASATDSDGRSWDGDAVSKLSPPTGAGVTASYQDPSLPSPVPYMTARVFASSHTYTFLVSPGRVFLRLYFYPSGYGGLSASDALFGVTAGGVTLLRDFNASQTALALNAAYLVREFSLNVTSPTLDLTFAPSPGAPSHYAFVNGIEIVPTPDMLTVPAPSFANGGSPDPMPIRADTAFQTMHRLNVGGGAVSPADDSGPFYRAWDSDYPYLLGAAVGVTYGKDSNVTVRYPPSVPPYVAPEGVYATARSMGPDAAINLNYNLTWVLPVDAGFYYLLRFHFCEIQYPITKVNQRSFFIYINNHTAQAQMDVIVWGRGIGVPVYTDYLVVTTGSGQTDLWVALHPDISSRPEYYDAILNGIEVFKLQTYGGNSLAGDNPPIPEKQQVEDRGIGGSRRKSAVSVAVGGAAAGGLLVVLIGCLCSCAVCRRGNKTASVVACEPEAVLQQPAHGLKPGPTKSSALFTSAQDK; encoded by the coding sequence ATGGCCAACTCGACTCTGCTTCCATGCCTCCTGCTGCTAGCAATCGTGTCCCTTGCCCCCGCGGCCAGTGGCGTCGACGCATCAACCGACCCACGGCCGATCCGCCTCAACTGCGGCGCGTCATCCGCCTCGGCCACCGACTCCGACGGCCGCTCATGGGACGGTGACGCCGTCTCCAAGCTCTCACCACCGACGGGCGCCGGCGTCACCGCGTCGTACCAAGACCCCTCGCTGCCTTCCCCCGTCCCGTACATGACGGCGCGCGTGTTCGCGTCGAGCCACACGTACACCTTCCTCGTCAGCCCCGGCCGCGTCTTCCTCCGCCTCTACTTCTACCCGTCCGGCTACGGCGGCCTCAGCGCCTCCGACGCGCTCTTCGGCGTCACCGCGGGCGGCGTCACGCTGCTGCGCGACTTCAACGCGTCCCAGACCGCGCTCGCGCTCAACGCCGCCTACCTCGTCCGCGAGTTCTCCCTCAACGTCACCTCACCCACCCTGGACCTCACCTTCGCGCCGTCCCCCGGCGCCCCCTCCCACTACGCGTTCGTGAACGGCATCGAGATCGTGCCCACCCCGGACATGTTGACGGTGCCAGCGCCGTCCTTCGCCAACGGCGGGAGCCCGGACCCGATGCCCATCCGCGCCGACACGGCCTTCCAGACCATGCACCGCCTCAACGTAGGCGGCGGGGCTGTCTCCCCGGCCGACGACTCCGGGCCCTTCTACCGCGCATGGGACAGCGACTACCCCTACCTGCTCGGCGCCGCCGTCGGGGTCACCTACGGGAAGGATAGCAACGTCACCGTCCGGTACCCGCCGTCCGTGCcgccgtacgtcgcgccggaggGCGTGTACGCGACGGCGCGGTCCATGGGCCCGGACGCGGCGATCAACCTCAACTACAACCTCACCTGGGTCCTGCCGGTGGACGCCGGGTTCTACTACCTCCTCAGGTTCCACTTCTGCGAGATCCAGTACCCGATCACCAAGGTCAACCAgcgctccttcttcatctacatcAACAACCACACGGCGCAGGCGCAGATGGACGTGATCGTGTGGGGCCGCGGGATCGGGGTTCCCGTGTACACCGATTACCTCGTCGTCACCACGGGCTCCGGCCAGACGGACCTCTGGGTCGCGCTGCACCCGGACATCAGCTCCAGGCCGGAGTACTACGACGCGATACTCAACGGGATCGAGGTGTTCAAGCTCCAGACGTACGGCGGCAACAGCCTCGCCGGGGACAACCCGCCGATCCCAGAGAAGCAGCAGGTCGAGGATAGAGGCATAGGGGGATCAAGGAGGAAGAGTGCCGTCTCTGTGGCCGTGGGTGGAGCGGCCGCCGGTGGCCTCCTTGTGGTGTTGATCGGCTGCCTCTGCTCGTGCGCTGTTTGCAGGCGGGGCAACAAGACCGCGTCGGTTGTCGCGTGCGAGCCCGAGGCCGTTCTTCAGCAACCGGCTCATGGCCTCAAACCTGGCCCAACGAAAAGCTCCGCGTTGTTTACGTCTGCCCAAGACAAGTAG